A single Lolium perenne isolate Kyuss_39 chromosome 6, Kyuss_2.0, whole genome shotgun sequence DNA region contains:
- the LOC127309401 gene encoding FCS-Like Zinc finger 3: protein MEDYYYFPTTLEATPEISTSFRIVHSSRKRCSPSPRPRRTSSSRDNDAGELRPHYLDTCFRCARILAANRDIFMYRGDTPFCSEECRQQQINTDEVAEKRSNQSAAATREQQKNTHRVPVWAR, encoded by the exons ATGGAGGACTACTACTACTTCCCCACCACCTTGGAGGCAACCCCCGAAATCAGCACAAGCTTCCGAATCGTGCACTCCTCCCGCAAGCGGTGTTCGCCGTCGCCGAGGCCCCGCCGTACGTCGTCATCCCGCGACAACGACGCCGGTGAACTTCGCCCCCACTACCTCGACACCTGCTTCCGGTGCGCGCGCATACTTGCCGCAAACAGAGATATCTTCATGTACAG AGGCGACACCCCGTTCTGCAGCGAGGAGTGCCGGCAGCAGCAGATCAACACTGACGAGGTGGCGGAGAAGAGATCCAACCAATCAGCGGCCGCGACGAGGGAGCAGCAGAAGAACACGCACAGAGTGCCCGTCTGGGCTCGGTAG